A single window of Microbispora hainanensis DNA harbors:
- a CDS encoding ABC transporter substrate-binding protein translates to MTQNPGRRGFLLGGAVLGAGALVAACTSNEPAAQASAPAAAPAAGGANDAPGEKVVIGFSAPAADHGWIAAIAKNATDAAAQFSDVEFKAVEPTNDINQQISAVESLIQAKVDALVILPNDGEQLNQVARQAMDAGIPVINLDRVFPDKLSYRTWLGGDNYGMGVAAGHFIGKTLKDKGVSDPVILEIQGIATLPLTQDRSKGFADALKTYGFSVTAQQDAKFTVESGTQVASNLLQAHKKIDAIWNHDDDQGIGVLAAIKEAGRDEFFMVGGAGSANAMRDIQADNGVLKATVTYSPTMAGSAIKLARLVAQGKGMSDLLEQEVPQSITLASATITKENVQKYLPLGFES, encoded by the coding sequence ATGACACAGAACCCCGGCCGCCGGGGCTTCCTCCTCGGCGGAGCCGTCCTCGGCGCCGGTGCCCTGGTCGCGGCCTGCACGAGCAACGAGCCCGCCGCGCAGGCGAGCGCACCGGCCGCGGCCCCCGCGGCCGGGGGCGCCAACGACGCCCCCGGTGAGAAGGTCGTCATCGGTTTCTCGGCTCCGGCCGCCGACCACGGCTGGATCGCCGCCATCGCCAAGAACGCGACGGACGCGGCCGCGCAGTTCTCCGATGTGGAGTTCAAGGCGGTCGAGCCGACCAACGACATCAACCAGCAGATCTCGGCGGTGGAGTCGCTGATCCAGGCCAAGGTCGACGCGCTGGTGATCCTGCCCAACGACGGTGAGCAGCTCAACCAGGTCGCCCGGCAGGCGATGGACGCGGGCATCCCGGTGATCAACCTGGACCGGGTCTTCCCCGACAAGCTGTCGTACCGGACCTGGCTGGGCGGCGACAACTACGGCATGGGCGTGGCGGCGGGCCACTTCATCGGCAAGACGCTCAAGGACAAGGGCGTGTCCGACCCGGTGATCCTGGAGATCCAGGGCATCGCGACGCTGCCGCTGACCCAGGACCGCAGCAAGGGCTTCGCCGACGCGCTGAAGACCTACGGGTTCTCGGTGACCGCGCAGCAGGACGCGAAGTTCACGGTGGAGTCGGGCACGCAGGTGGCCAGCAACCTGCTGCAGGCGCACAAGAAGATCGACGCGATCTGGAACCACGACGACGACCAGGGCATCGGTGTGCTCGCCGCGATCAAGGAGGCCGGTCGCGACGAGTTCTTCATGGTCGGCGGCGCCGGCTCGGCCAACGCGATGCGCGACATCCAGGCCGACAACGGCGTGCTGAAGGCCACGGTCACCTACAGCCCCACGATGGCCGGTTCGGCGATCAAGCTGGCGCGGCTGGTCGCGCAGGGCAAGGGCATGAGCGACCTGCTGGAGCAGGAGGTGCCGCAGTCGATCACACTGGCCTCGGCGACCATTACCAAGGAGAACGTGCAGAAGTATCTGCCGCTCGGCTTCGAATCCTGA
- a CDS encoding ABC transporter permease → MIEVDQAAQAGPPVAAGPGGRFGRLGEVRHLGLVAALVLLAIVGLVTRPENFATSSNLVSILALASTIGVITVGMTFVIIGGGIDLSVGALMALASVWATTLATQSYGPIVMIVCAVLVGTGAGLLNGILIAYGRMVPFIATLAMMVAGRGLAQRMSNQRTQLVQPDNSLIVDLSTTRLLGLPLLVYVFALVVLIGWVVLNRTTFGRRTYAVGGNPEAARLAGIDVRKHTLMLYALSGLCCGIAAVLIMARTTTGSSTHGDLYELDAIAAVIIGGTLLSGGRGTIIGSILGLLIFTVITNLFILNGLNTADQLVAKGAIIVIAVLLQRRGLRTHT, encoded by the coding sequence ATGATTGAGGTCGATCAGGCCGCGCAGGCCGGTCCGCCCGTGGCGGCGGGTCCGGGCGGGCGGTTCGGCCGGCTGGGCGAGGTCCGGCACCTGGGGCTGGTCGCGGCGTTGGTGCTGCTGGCGATCGTGGGTCTGGTGACCAGGCCGGAGAACTTCGCCACCTCGTCCAACCTGGTGAGCATTCTGGCGCTGGCCTCGACGATCGGTGTGATCACGGTCGGGATGACGTTCGTGATCATCGGGGGTGGCATCGACCTGTCGGTCGGGGCGTTGATGGCGCTGGCCTCGGTGTGGGCGACGACGCTGGCCACGCAGTCCTACGGGCCGATCGTGATGATCGTGTGCGCGGTGCTGGTCGGCACCGGCGCGGGACTGTTGAACGGCATTTTGATCGCCTATGGGCGGATGGTGCCGTTCATCGCGACGCTGGCGATGATGGTGGCCGGGCGTGGCCTGGCGCAGCGGATGTCGAACCAGCGCACGCAGCTGGTGCAGCCGGACAACTCGCTGATCGTGGACCTGTCGACCACGCGGCTGCTCGGGCTGCCGTTGCTGGTGTACGTGTTCGCGCTGGTGGTGCTGATCGGCTGGGTGGTGCTGAACCGTACGACGTTCGGCCGGCGCACCTATGCGGTGGGCGGCAACCCCGAGGCGGCGCGGCTGGCCGGTATCGACGTGCGCAAGCACACGCTGATGTTGTACGCGCTGTCGGGTCTGTGCTGCGGGATCGCCGCGGTGCTGATCATGGCGCGGACCACGACGGGGTCGTCCACGCATGGTGATCTGTACGAGCTGGACGCGATCGCGGCGGTGATCATCGGTGGGACGCTGCTGAGCGGCGGCCGGGGCACGATCATCGGGTCGATCCTGGGTCTGCTGATCTTCACGGTGATCACCAACCTGTTCATCCTCAACGGTCTCAACACCGCCGACCAGCTCGTCGCCAAGGGCGCGATCATCGTCATCGCCGTGCTCCTGCAGCGACGCGGCCTCAGAACACACACCTGA